One part of the Osmerus mordax isolate fOsmMor3 chromosome 18, fOsmMor3.pri, whole genome shotgun sequence genome encodes these proteins:
- the LOC136962445 gene encoding LOW QUALITY PROTEIN: major histocompatibility complex class I-related gene protein-like (The sequence of the model RefSeq protein was modified relative to this genomic sequence to represent the inferred CDS: substituted 1 base at 1 genomic stop codon): MTDLFNLKYLKWIAPVQQAFLTKQKWDXNRAQLECYKNYHTHECIDWLKKYLDYGENTLKRTIPPSLSLFQKSPSSPVTCHATGFYPSSVKVFWRRDEEPVYEDVEHGEVLPNEDGTFQNSVHLTVKPEDLDSGRYECLVQLPGVQEDFVTRLEKTNPECDITSM, encoded by the exons ATGACAGACCTCTTCAATCTGAAGTACCTGAAATGGATCGCTCCAGTGCAGCAGGCCTTCCTCACCAAACAGAAGTGGGACTAAAACAGAGCTCAGCTTGAGTGCTATAAGAACTACCACACCCATGAGTGTATTGACTGGCTGAAGAAGTATCTGGACTATGGGGAAAACACTCTGAAGAGGACAA TCCCCCCCTCCTTGTCTCTGTTCCAGAAgagcccctcctctccagtcacCTGCCACGCTACAGGCTTCTACCCCAGTAGTGTCAAGGTgttctggaggagagatgaagaaccGGTGTACGAGGATGTGGAGCATGGAGAGGTTCTACCTAACGAGGATGGAACCTTCCAGAACAGTGTTCACCTAACAGTGAAGCCTGAGGACCTGGACAGTGGGAGGTATGAGTGTTTGGTTCAGCTCCCGGGGGTTCAGGAGGACTTTGTCACCAGACTGGAGAAGACCAACCCAG AATGTGACATCACCAGCATGTGA